In Eucalyptus grandis isolate ANBG69807.140 chromosome 4, ASM1654582v1, whole genome shotgun sequence, the following proteins share a genomic window:
- the LOC108959131 gene encoding disease resistance protein RUN1-like — protein sequence MMRNLLAGLSFAVLVTSVVLYVLACNFAESNKESTRRKVDDTGASSSSAASAGSNSYDAFLSFSSKDTHKTFADHLYKGLINAGICMFTDNNELAEGEKIGTNLLQAIKNMLVASILLSMLAYYFVKSNRKSTHQKADDTGASSSCATLTSENYDVFLSFRGEDTRKTFVDHLYNGLVDVGIHVFRDDNDLREGEVIGTNLLQAIKNSKISIPIISQNYASSKWCLQELVEMMECMKSVRHIVLPVFYRVKPAHVRHQKESFGKNFSHLSRKYIKEDADKWKQALQEVASLKGWESEKTANGHEGELVKIVVRKVLSESKKAFQLVVPEQLVGINNAVEDILRLLDDKHGATQIVGIHGMGGIGKTTLAKVVYNKLFDQFQHHSFIADIRESLPSKGITYLQDQLKFDILKEKDHVFNQDEGIKIMESRFKCKKVLILLDDVDDNNQIKALVGKRDWFEMGSKIIITTRIRSVLDDVGVNCKYELKEIAEDKSLILFSRHAFRRDSPPCEFESLSHAIVSTTGGLPLALEVIGSFLCGRNRAFWQDALKKLQKVPHEKVQEKLKISYEALNYEEKQIFLDIAYLFSGYSFKYAFYMWDACNFFPSMGLETLSFMSLIKIEDGFLKMHDQPRDLGLEIIRQEDYRAPMNRSRLYLHEKELEIFKRNKGIENLNVQALCLEGDSSKSEFTTEQFEKLPNLRCLVVTNAKLIGDSKILLPKLRILWCSECPASVATKFHLEKLVVLSLRGSDISEHWEGWSYLEVAKELKVLNLANSPRLRVTPDLSTFQHLEILILKGCDNLELIHPSIGEAKCLNVLSLYGCVKLRELPQEMGKLEEPKELYINPIAIEEIPPCISSLKKLESLCAEDCESLVQIPGSISHLVNLSILDLANCSKLCRLPRASGPL from the exons ATGATGCGTAACCTACTGGCTGGGCTTTCTTTTGCGGTGTTGGTCACGTCCGTCGTTCTTTATGTGCTCGCATGCAATTTTGCCGAGAGCAACAAGGAGAGCACGCGTCGAAAAGTAGACGATACCGGTGCGTCTAGTTCATCCGCCGCTTCGGCGGGAAGTAACAGTTATGATGCGTTCTTGAGTTTCAGCAGCAAGGATACTCACAAGACCTTTGCGGATCACCTCTACAAGGGCCTCATCAATGCTGGAATCTGCATGTTCACAGACAACAATGAGCTTGCCGAAGGTGAGAAGATCGGCACCAACCTTCTCCAGGCCATTAAAAATA TGTTGGTTGCGTCGATTCTTCTCTCTATGCTCGCATACTATTTTGTCAAGAGCAACAGGAAGAGCACCCATCAAAAAGCAGATGATACCGGTGCATCTAGTTCGTGCGCTACTTTGACAAGTGAAAATTAtgatgtgttcttgagttttagaggcgAGGATACTCGCAAAACCTTCGTGGATCACCTCTACAATGGCCTCGTCGATGTTGGAATCCATGTGTTTAGAGACGACAATGACCTTCGCGAAGGTGAGGTGATCGGAACCAACCTTCTTCAAGCCATTAAGAACAGTAAGATCTCGATCCCGATTATTTCTCAGAACTATGCTTCAagcaaatggtgccttcaaGAGCTCGTTGAGATGATGGAGTGCATGAAGAGCGTCAGACACATTGTCTTGCCCGTATTTTACCGGGTTAAACCGGCCCATGTGCGACACCAAAAAGAAAGCTTTGGAAAGAATTTTTCCCATTTGAGTAGGAAGTATATAAAAGAAGATGCCGACAAATGGAAACAAGCACTCCAAGAAGTGGCTTCCCTTAAGGGATGGGAATCGGAGAAAACTGCCAATGG CCACGAAGGAGAATTGGTTAAAATCGTTGTCAGAAAAGTTTTGAGTGAGTCAAAGAAGGCTTTTCAGCTGGTTGTTCCTGAGCAGCTTGTCGGAATCAATAATGCTGTGGAGGATATCTTGAGATTGCTGGATGATAAACACGGTGCCACCCAAATTGTTGGTATTCATGGAATGGGGGGAATCGGTAAGACAACTTTAGCTAAGGTCGTCTACAATAAACTATTCGACCAATTTCAGCATCATAGTTTTATTGCAGATATTCGAGAATCCTTGCCAAGCAAGGGCATTACATATTTGCAGgatcaattaaaatttgatataCTGAAAGAGAAAGATCATGTGTTTAATCAAGATGAAGGAATCAAGATTATGGAATCTAGATTTAAATGTAAGAAAGTCTTAATTCTTCTAGATGATGTGGATGATAACAATCAGATCAAAGCTTTGGTTGGGAAACGTGACTGGTTTGAGATGGGAAGTAAGATAATAATTACCACAAGAATAAGATCAGTTCTTGATGATGTTGGGGTGAACTGCAAGTATGAACTCAAAGAAATTGCGGAGGATAAGTCCTTGATCTTGTTCAGTAGACATGCCTTTAGGAGGGACTCTCCTCCGTGTGAAtttgaatctctctctcatgcTATTGTGTCCACTACTGGAGGGCTACCCTTAGCTCTCGAGGTTATAGGTTCGTTTTTGTGTGGACGGAACCGAGCATTTTGGCAAGATGCATTAAAGAAGTTACAGAAAGTACCACATGAGAAAGTGcaagagaaattgaagataaGTTACGAAGCATTAAATTATGAGGAAAAAcagatatttttggatattgccTATCTCTTTAGTGGATATTCTTTTAAATATGCGTTCTACATGTGGGAtgcttgtaatttttttccgaGTATGGGGCTTGAAACATTGAGTTTTATGTCgctaataaaaattgaagatggATTTTTGAAGATGCATGACCAACCGAGAGACCTTGGTTTGGAAATTATTCGTCAAGAAGATTACCGTGCTCCTATGAATCGAAGTAGGCTGTACCTCCATGAGAAAGAGTTGGAAATATTTAAGAGAAATAAG GGAATTGAAAATCTTAACGTTCAGGCCCTTTGTCTCGAAGGAGATAGCTCAAAGAGTGAATTCACAACTGAACAATTTGAGAAACTACCGAACTTAAGATGTCTTGTGGTGACTAATGCAAAACTGATAGGAGATTCCAAAATCTTGCTTCCCAAGCTACGAATCCTTTGGTGTTCCGAATGTCCTGCATCCGTGGCTACTAAATTTCATCTAGAGAAATTAGTGGTACTTTCATTACGGGGAAGTGACATTTCAGAGCATTGGGAAGGTTGGAGTTATCTTGAG gtggcgaaggaattgaaagttctaaatcttGCAAATTCCCCTCGTTTAAGAGTTACTCCTGATCTCTCGACCTTTCAACATTTAGAGATATTAATCCTCAAAGGATGTGATAATCTAGAGCTAATCCACCCTTCTATTGGAGAAGCCAAGTGCCTCAATGTTTTGAGTTTATATGGATGTGTAAAACTCCGAGAGCTACCACAAGAAATGGGTAAGTTGGAAGAACCGAAGGAACTTTACATAAACCCGATCGCTATAGAGGAAATTCCTCCGTGTATAAGTTCTTTGAAAAAGCTGGAGAGTCTTTGTGCCGAAGATTGCGAATCATTGGTTCAAATTCCCGGCTCAATTAGCCATCTAGTAAATTTGTCAATCCTTGACCTAGCTAATTGCTCAAAATTATGTAGATTGCCGAGAGCATCGGGTCCCTTGTGA